In Brassica rapa cultivar Chiifu-401-42 chromosome A06, CAAS_Brap_v3.01, whole genome shotgun sequence, a single window of DNA contains:
- the LOC103874312 gene encoding probable 6-phosphogluconolactonase 5, which yields MTEARHRKWHVFQTKDELSVAMAKYTAHLSAKFCKEKGLFTVVLSGGGLIDWLCKLLEPPYKDSIEWSKWHVFWVDERVCAYEDPDSNYKLAMDGFLSKVGIPNEHIYAIDKHYAADGNAEHCAALYEECLRNLVKQDIIPLCPNGKYPQFDLQLLGMGPDGHMASLFPGHPQINVKDKWVTYITDSPKLPPRRITFTLPVINSASYNLMAVCDDHTEQCPRSIADIFKHNNLALPAAHLTAHVETMWYLDKAAASLL from the exons ATGACAGAAGCTAGGCACAGGAAGTGGCATGTGTTTCAGACCAAGGATGAATTGTCGGTAGCAATGGCTAAGTACACTGCCCATCTCTCGGCCAAGTTCTGTAAGGAGAAAGGCCTTTTCACTGTTGTTCTCTCCGGCGGTGGCCTCATCGACTGGCTCTG CAAGCTATTGGAACCTCCTTACAAAGATTCAATCGAATGGTCAAAGTGGCACGTCTTTTGGGTCGATGAGAGGGTTTGTGCATATGAAGATCCAGACAGCAACTATAAACTCGCCATGGATGGTTTTCTCTCCAAG GTTGGGATTCCGAATGAGCACATCTATGCAATCGACAAACACTATGCCGCTGATGGTAACGCGGAGCACTGCGCGGCGCTCTACGAGGAGTGTTTGAGGAACCTGGTGAAGCAAGACATAATCCCACTATGTCCAAATGGCAAGTATCCTCAGTTCGATCTCCAGCTTCTAGGAATGGGTCCCGATGGCCACATGGCGTCTCTCTTCCCAGGACATCCACAGATCAATGTCAAGGACAAATGGGTCACTTACATTACTGACTCTCCAAAACTGCCACCTAGGAGAATCACATTCACTTTACCGGTCATTAACTCGGCTTCGTACAATCTTATGGCTGTTTGCGACGACCACACAGAGCAGTGTCCACGCTCCATCGCTGATATCTTTAAGCACAACAATCTCGCCTTACCTGCTGCTCATCTTACTGCCCATGTCGAAACTATGTGGTACCTTGACAAGGCAGCTGCCTCATTGCTTTAG